One window of the Pradoshia eiseniae genome contains the following:
- a CDS encoding sensor histidine kinase — protein MKLQTRINLLSTVLTLFIFLISFTGIYYLYKYLAYDTEYHRLQMDGDEMLAAISELESAANIDTLLRSYIPQNGMIYIKDEKDEAILRLQATSTADKMEYAIEEGGKYTVSEWEGELVMAVRYPMVWPDQSVVDVHLVQPLQEVSANMAILKWILILITLLAIIPIYLASQLLVRLIVLPIQRLTSTMRRNISQARYDKLEAPDDKKGEIAEMTYTYNSLMDKLKDSYNKQQQFVGNASHELKTPLTIIESYAKLLKRRGFENEEINREALEAITSQTAQMKVMMEQMLELARANETLQLKWETITTTELLTSIIESYRKAYKREVNLYGEVFTFKTDVSKLRQIIFILLDNARQYSEGKIDITVMNGTGITIQVCDYGIGIKEEDIPYIFDRFYRVNKDRNRQTGGTGLGLAIAKDFAELLGGTITVESKIGEGTLFTIMLPKGEESNE, from the coding sequence GTGAAATTACAAACAAGAATCAATCTATTATCGACTGTCCTGACTCTTTTTATCTTCCTCATCAGCTTCACCGGTATTTATTATTTGTACAAATATCTCGCCTACGACACAGAATATCACAGGCTTCAGATGGATGGCGATGAAATGCTAGCGGCCATTAGTGAGCTTGAGAGCGCGGCGAATATTGATACGCTCCTGCGCTCCTACATCCCGCAAAATGGAATGATCTACATTAAGGATGAGAAGGACGAAGCCATTCTCCGTCTTCAAGCTACATCCACGGCGGATAAGATGGAGTATGCCATTGAGGAAGGAGGCAAGTATACCGTTTCAGAGTGGGAGGGAGAGCTTGTGATGGCTGTCCGCTATCCGATGGTCTGGCCGGATCAATCGGTCGTGGATGTTCATCTTGTTCAGCCGCTGCAAGAGGTATCCGCTAATATGGCTATCTTGAAATGGATATTGATTCTGATTACGCTGCTTGCCATCATTCCTATTTATTTGGCAAGCCAATTGCTCGTGCGGCTGATTGTTCTCCCGATTCAAAGGCTGACAAGCACGATGAGACGGAATATCTCCCAGGCCAGATACGATAAACTGGAGGCTCCAGACGATAAAAAAGGTGAAATCGCGGAGATGACCTATACGTATAATTCGCTCATGGATAAGCTTAAGGACAGCTATAATAAGCAGCAGCAATTCGTCGGTAATGCCTCCCATGAACTGAAAACACCTCTCACGATTATAGAATCCTACGCAAAGCTTTTGAAGAGAAGGGGATTTGAGAATGAAGAAATCAACCGTGAGGCATTAGAGGCTATCACCTCGCAAACTGCCCAAATGAAGGTGATGATGGAGCAAATGCTTGAACTTGCTAGGGCGAATGAAACCTTGCAGCTAAAATGGGAAACAATCACCACGACGGAACTGTTAACAAGCATTATCGAAAGTTATCGGAAGGCTTACAAAAGAGAAGTCAACCTGTATGGTGAGGTGTTTACCTTCAAGACGGATGTATCCAAGCTTAGGCAGATCATCTTCATTCTGCTCGATAATGCCCGTCAATACAGTGAGGGAAAGATTGATATCACGGTCATGAATGGCACAGGGATTACTATCCAAGTGTGTGATTACGGAATCGGAATCAAGGAGGAGGATATTCCCTACATATTTGACCGCTTCTATCGCGTGAACAAGGACCGGAATCGCCAAACAGGCGGCACTGGACTAGGACTCGCGATTGCAAAGGACTTTGCGGAGCTGCTTGGCGGGACGATAACGGTTGAAAGCAAGATTGGGGAAGGAACACTCTTTACGATTATGCTGCCAAAGGGGGAGGAGTCGAATGAGTAA
- a CDS encoding PepSY domain-containing protein, which yields MSKKHLWIMPALLLICIILCAVYAYNQIISKTTFGEAEIKNRVSSLYNGEIQAIAKKKNQYEVTFRKNDFIYQVLVNEEEGTFSDLKVIKEGAKEEIDTPEESPAEQDELKPLTKEEVVKIARSQFEGSVDDVEFIATDDGGYYNVDLENQEDEATLQIHALTGEIITITYDD from the coding sequence ATGAGTAAAAAGCATCTCTGGATAATGCCTGCTCTGCTCCTTATTTGCATCATACTCTGTGCGGTTTATGCCTATAATCAAATCATCTCGAAGACGACCTTTGGAGAAGCCGAGATTAAAAACAGAGTGTCTTCTCTCTATAATGGGGAGATACAAGCGATTGCCAAAAAGAAGAACCAATATGAGGTCACCTTCAGGAAGAACGACTTTATTTATCAAGTGCTCGTTAATGAAGAAGAGGGAACGTTCAGTGATTTAAAGGTCATCAAAGAGGGAGCTAAGGAAGAAATAGATACGCCAGAAGAATCACCAGCCGAACAGGACGAACTTAAGCCTCTGACGAAGGAGGAAGTGGTCAAGATTGCGCGCTCTCAATTTGAGGGATCCGTTGATGACGTTGAGTTCATCGCCACAGATGACGGCGGTTATTATAATGTCGATTTGGAAAATCAGGAGGATGAGGCCACCCTGCAAATTCATGCGCTGACAGGCGAAATCATTACAATCACGTATGATGACTAA
- a CDS encoding response regulator transcription factor, producing MKQKILIIEDEPQLARLLQLELQFEEFESAIAHTGREGLDMFQKGSYDLILLDVMLPEMNGLEVLANIRASSLVPVILLTAKSDVKDKVEGLNLGANDYVTKPFEFEELLARIRVNLRFHSSVPVPDSKAPHECCLGSIHVNIDSHVVKQNGKVIELTPREFDLLVHFMRNKNIVQSREQILDAVWGFDYYGDTNVVDVYVRYLRQKLGDSIIRTVRSVGYVMKEE from the coding sequence ATGAAACAGAAAATTTTAATCATAGAGGATGAGCCTCAGCTTGCTAGACTTTTGCAGCTTGAATTGCAATTTGAAGAGTTTGAATCAGCCATTGCCCATACTGGGCGCGAGGGTCTAGATATGTTCCAGAAAGGCTCCTACGACCTTATCCTGCTTGATGTCATGCTGCCTGAAATGAATGGTCTTGAGGTGCTGGCGAATATTCGAGCTTCTTCGCTTGTCCCAGTGATATTATTGACAGCTAAAAGCGATGTGAAGGACAAGGTCGAAGGGCTGAACCTTGGGGCGAATGATTATGTCACTAAACCATTTGAGTTTGAGGAATTGCTTGCACGTATACGTGTGAACTTGCGCTTCCATTCTTCTGTGCCAGTTCCTGATTCTAAAGCACCCCATGAATGCTGTCTGGGCTCAATCCATGTCAATATTGACAGCCATGTTGTCAAACAGAATGGAAAGGTGATTGAACTGACGCCAAGAGAATTCGATTTGCTGGTTCATTTTATGCGGAATAAAAATATCGTCCAATCGAGAGAACAAATCCTTGATGCGGTTTGGGGGTTTGATTATTACGGCGATACGAATGTCGTTGATGTATACGTTCGCTATCTCCGTCAAAAATTAGGGGATTCGATCATCCGAACCGTCAGAAGCGTCGGGTATGTGATGAAGGAGGAGTAG
- a CDS encoding acyltransferase: MRRTKRYPLKGGGNSLWHVYKTVSFWKVFRNVLVLMIARFTPFMRLKNWLYRTFTGMKIGDQTSIAFMVMPDIMYPEMIKIGRNSIIGYNSTILAHEYLITEYRLGEVEIGDEVMIGANSTILPGVSIGDGAIVSAGTLVHRDVPAGAFVGGNPMRIIYTAEEMKMRQKETSPF; encoded by the coding sequence ATGAGAAGGACAAAGCGTTATCCACTGAAGGGTGGGGGCAACTCATTATGGCATGTGTATAAGACCGTCTCATTCTGGAAGGTGTTTCGTAATGTCCTTGTTCTCATGATTGCGCGCTTTACCCCTTTCATGCGTTTGAAAAACTGGCTGTACCGTACTTTTACGGGAATGAAGATCGGTGATCAAACATCCATCGCCTTCATGGTCATGCCGGATATCATGTATCCCGAGATGATTAAGATTGGACGTAACTCAATCATTGGCTATAATTCCACGATACTTGCTCATGAGTATTTGATAACCGAGTATCGTCTTGGGGAGGTCGAGATTGGCGATGAGGTGATGATTGGCGCTAATTCAACGATTCTCCCTGGAGTGAGCATAGGGGATGGTGCCATCGTATCAGCCGGAACACTCGTTCATCGTGATGTTCCAGCAGGGGCCTTTGTCGGCGGCAATCCAATGAGGATCATCTATACAGCAGAAGAAATGAAGATGCGACAGAAAGAGACAAGTCCTTTTTAG